One segment of Clostridiales bacterium DNA contains the following:
- a CDS encoding terminase small subunit has protein sequence MKNELNEKQKMFCLEYLKDFNATRAYREVY, from the coding sequence ATGAAGAACGAACTCAACGAAAAACAAAAAATGTTCTGTCTAGAGTACTTAAAAGACTTCAATGCTACTAGAGCTTATAGAGAAGTGTACTGA